Proteins encoded by one window of Portunus trituberculatus isolate SZX2019 chromosome 27, ASM1759143v1, whole genome shotgun sequence:
- the LOC123509385 gene encoding sodium- and chloride-dependent glycine transporter 2-like isoform X2, with protein MKWRKTQPFDPPVHQREGPGQDSCTMRGDELPLVSSPPPRLSSSASSSLSSTHLSALEDSSTSTSVSRKDPPRTVSLTALSFVPPTTPGPGEVTPGSHGDTVASGTPPASTTRVSIPSEPPTPRRSESGTPRPASATMVQVPSSPTRQVPVRPVSAAAITANHHSVSAPQSAVSSPRKASAGQQRTTVSTDKIPVSLVRVPSSSPQRTRLSTQEPVSYQSAPASPAKISVTSGKGNHLPQEAPGDGGDKGVVVVVNGGVTANGQSRSPGHHRISTTIPVGECSSSTSSSCGDPVAGTPQQAAQVKASPAKKAAPRSPGVTGEGKRATHEKNKSVTIVVNDQQVAYTSSNGVANGGVHPDGTGQGDPARPSSAASMQPGSKADPDMQVRPLVGWWGGESGSAGSVLEDTASSDDCHRSTLTLVHSPARTYLSGEAGDAVVGEDSGEAWSGGVTSLCGVALLLGAAVWLRLPGLLYEFGAGSFLAAWCGAVVVVAAPLALLEASLAQFSSSAAIALWRLIPIARGVGWSTIVVCVYWAAVVLGLVAPLLHYLLLALNPALLVGTVHECCSASPNNTSTGDWVLHYHRLCVYQLPDEWQSGLHLTFSWPLPACMAAAALIATIMGVCGGRTLAGLMAGASTLALTGLTLQATLAVVETLRRDEVALWEMARPFLTPHPHTLLQPRVWCAAVAQVLLSLGLGVGLLMSFSSRASFRFSLRRHLFGLVVLVAVVTAVVSMVSVLQLTILARDRGVTLDRALDHHREKVNETGVVGVELGSTGQGVAGVGMGVSAAVVTTTHLISLVNFSFPWLKQLVATLIYIGLWCSGVTTVAACVHTLITSLRDAWDCLPRLVAALLVAPILVGSAVLTTTAGGAAVIDLMDRDVLFLMVLCPPFTLTLAVTAIYGIHKLRKDFTFMLESAVSWLWAPVWGVVLPLTLVGVVVWLNVMEGKAMVVADGPVWRIAAVWGLRLLAVLPIPITAIYVVKSQLAYGVVDKVASSLQSSREWGDWGPQDPIEHHNWRRWREDETRPITTLKRRLASRPLTYTHSTLSSESSSTLTRLRNKYQRNGAASVL; from the exons CGTGAGGGACCTGGCCAGGACAGCTGCACCATGAGGGGGGATGAGCTGCCCCTTGTGTCCTCTCccccgcctcgcctctcctcctccgcctcttcctcgcTCTCCTCCACGCACCTCTCCGCCCTCGAggactcctccacctccacctcggtCTCCAGGAAGGACCCGCCGAGGACTGTCTCCCTCACGGCGCTGTCCTTCGTCCCCCCTACCACCCCGGGTCCTGGCGAGGTGACTCCTGGCAGCCATGGCGATACAGTGGCCTCAGGGACTCCCCCGGCGTCCACCACCAGAGTCAGCATCCCTAGTGAACCCCCGACGCCTCGTAGAAGTGAGTCGGGAACCCCCAGGCCCGCTTCCGCCACCATGGTTCAGGTTCCGTCAAGTCCCACCAGACAGGTCCCCGTCAGGCCGGTCTCCGCGGCAGCCATCACCGCCAACCACCACTCAGTGTCCGCCCCGCAGTCAGCCGTGTCTAGTCCTCGGAAGGCGTCAGCGGGACAGCAAAGAACCACTGTCAGCACGGACAAGATTCCCGTCAGCCTTGTCAGAGTGCCCTCCTCCAGCCCTCAGAGAACACGACTCAGCACGCAGGAGCCAGTCAGCTACCAGTCAGCGCCAGCCAGCCCCGCCAAGATCTCCGTGACCTCAGGCAAGGGCAACCACCTCCCCCAGGAAGCACCAG GTGACGGCGGCGACaaaggcgtggtggtggtggtcaacgGCGGCGTCACTGCCAATGGTCAGAGCAGGTCGCCAGGCCACCACAGGATCAGCACCACAATACCTGTGGGcgagtgcagcagcagcaccagcagcagttgTGGCGACCCTGTGGCGGGAACGCCCCAGCAGGCGGCCCAAGTCAAGGCCAGCCCTGCCAAGAAGGCCGCGCCCCGTAGCCCTGGCGTGACGGGTGAGGGCAAGCGGGCCACCCACGAGAAGAACAAATCCGTCACCATCGTGGTGAACGACCAGCAG GTCGCTTACACCTCGAGCAACGGCGTGGCTAACGGCGGCGTGCATCCCGACGGGACGGGGCAGGGAGACCCGGCGCGGCCCTCCTCGGCGGCGTCCATGCAGCCCGGCAGCAAGGCGGATCCGGACATGCAG GTGCGGCCGCTAGTAGGGTGGTGGGGCGGCGAGAGCGGCAGCGCTGGCTCCGTTCTGGAAGACACCGCCTCCTCTGACGACTGCCACCGCTCCACCCTCACGCTGGTCCACTCCCCGGCCCGCACC TACCTGAGCGGCGAGGCTGGTGACGCTGTGGTGGGCGAGGACAGCGGCGAGGCGTGGAGTGGCGGGGTGACGAGCCTCTGCGGGGTGGCTCTCCTGCTGGGCGCCGCCGTCTGGTTACGCCTCCCCGGCCTTCTCTATGAGTTTGGCgcag GAAGCTTTCTGGCGGCGTGGTgtggggcggtggtggtggtggcggcgcctTTAGCTCTCCTGGAGGCAAGCCTGGCGCAGTTCAGCAGCTCGGCAGCCATCGCACTGTGGCGCCTCATCCCCATCGCTAGAG GAGTGGGCTGGTCTActatagtggtgtgtgtgtactgggCGGCGGTGGTGCTGGGTCTTGTAGCGCCCCtactccactacctcctccttgccCTCAACCCAGCACTCCTAGTG GGCACAGTTCATGAGTGCTGCAGTGCCTCACCAAACAACACCAGCACTGGGGACTGGGTGCTGCACTACCACAG GTTATGTGTGTACCAGCTCCCAGATGAGTGGCAATCTGGCCTACATTTGACCTTCTCATGGCCCCTCCCAGCCTGCATGGCAGCGGCTGCCCTCATTGCCACTATCAT gggtgtgtgtgggggacgaACACTTGCTGGGCTCATGGCTGGTGCCTCAACTCTCGCCCTCACAG GATTGACTCTCCAGGCCAcactggcggtggtggagaCGCTGCGTCGAGATGAGGTCGCTCTGTGGGAGATGGCACGGCccttcctcacccctcacccacaCACGCTCCTCCAGCCCAGG GTGTGGTGTGCAGCAGTGGCTCAAGTGCTGCTATCCCTGGGCCTTGGTGTGGGGCTTCTCATGAGCTTCTCCTCCCGGGCCTCCTTCAGATTCTCCCTCAGAAG GCACTTGTTTGGCCTGGTGGTGCTAGTGGCAGTGGTGACGGCAGTGGTGTCCATGGTGAGTGTGTTGCAGCTCACCATACTGGCCAGGGACCGTGGGGTGACGCTGGACCGTGCTCTCGACCACCACAG GGAGAAGGTGAATGAGACAGGAGTTGTGGGTGTGGAGCTTGGCAGCACTGGCCAGGGTGTGGCGGGTGTTGGTATGGGTGTAAGTGCTGCTgtcgtcaccaccacacacctcatCAGCCTGGTGAACTTCTCCTTCCCCTGGCTCAAGCAGCTGGTTGCCACCCTTATTTATATTG GTCTGTGGTGCAGTGGAGTGACTACTGTGGCGGCCTGTGTGCACACCCTCATCACCTCACTGCGGGATGCCTGGGACTGCTTGCCTCGCCTAGTGGCAGCCCTGCTGGTGGCTCCCATACTGGTGGGATCAGCTGTTCTCACCACTACAGCA ggtggtgcagcagtgatTGATCTGATGGATAGAGACGTGCTGTTCCTGATGGTTCTTTGTCCACCCTTCACACTCACCTTGGCTGTCACTGCAATATATG GGATCCACAAGTTGAGGAAAGACTTCACCTTCATGCTGGAGTCTGCCGTGAGCTGGCTGTGGGCACCTGTTTGGGGCGTTGTACTTCCCTTGAcccttgtg ggtgtggtggtgtggctgaaTGTGATGGAAGGTAAGGCCATGGTGGTGGCAGATGGTCCAGTGTGGAGGATAGCAGCAGTGTGGGGTCTCAGACTACTGGCAGTGCTGCCCATCCCCATCACTGCCATCTATGTGGTCAAGTCTCAGCTGGCATATGGTGTTGTGGAT AAAGTAGCGTCATCACTGCAGTCATCCCGAGAGTGGGGAGACTGGGGCCCCCAAGACCCCATTGAACACCACAACTGGCGACggtggagggaagatgagacTCGGCCCATCACCACCCTGAAGCGTCGCCTGGCCAGCCGCCCGCTCACCTACACCCACTCCACCCTGAGCAGTGAGtcttcctccaccctcaccaGGCTCAGGAACAAATACCAGAGGAATGGTGCTGCTAGTGTTCTCTGA
- the LOC123509385 gene encoding sodium-dependent serotonin transporter-like isoform X7, producing the protein MKWRKTQPFDPPVHQQREGPGQDSCTMRGDELPLVSSPPPRLSSSASSSLSSTHLSALEDSSTSTSVSRKDPPRTVSLTALSFVPPTTPGPGEVTPGSHGDTVASGTPPASTTRVSIPSEPPTPRRSESGTPRPASATMVQVPSSPTRQVPVRPVSAAAITANHHSVSAPQSAVSSPRKASAGQQRTTVSTDKIPVSLVRVPSSSPQRTRLSTQEPVSYQSAPASPAKISVTSGKGNHLPQEAPGDGGDKGVVVVVNGGVTANGQSRSPGHHRISTTIPVGECSSSTSSSCGDPVAGTPQQAAQVKASPAKKAAPRSPGVTGEGKRATHEKNKSVTIVVNDQQVAYTSSNGVANGGVHPDGTGQGDPARPSSAASMQPGSKADPDMQYLSGEAGDAVVGEDSGEAWSGGVTSLCGVALLLGAAVWLRLPGLLYEFGAGSFLAAWCGAVVVVAAPLALLEASLAQFSSSAAIALWRLIPIARGVGWSTIVVCVYWAAVVLGLVAPLLHYLLLALNPALLVGTVHECCSASPNNTSTGDWVLHYHRLCVYQLPDEWQSGLHLTFSWPLPACMAAAALIATIMGVCGGRTLAGLMAGASTLALTGLTLQATLAVVETLRRDEVALWEMARPFLTPHPHTLLQPRVWCAAVAQVLLSLGLGVGLLMSFSSRASFRFSLRRHLFGLVVLVAVVTAVVSMVSVLQLTILARDRGVTLDRALDHHREKVNETGVVGVELGSTGQGVAGVGMGVSAAVVTTTHLISLVNFSFPWLKQLVATLIYIGLWCSGVTTVAACVHTLITSLRDAWDCLPRLVAALLVAPILVGSAVLTTTAGGAAVIDLMDRDVLFLMVLCPPFTLTLAVTAIYGIHKLRKDFTFMLESAVSWLWAPVWGVVLPLTLVGVVVWLNVMEGKAMVVADGPVWRIAAVWGLRLLAVLPIPITAIYVVKSQLAYGVVDKVASSLQSSREWGDWGPQDPIEHHNWRRWREDETRPITTLKRRLASRPLTYTHSTLSSESSSTLTRLRNKYQRNGAASVL; encoded by the exons CAGCGTGAGGGACCTGGCCAGGACAGCTGCACCATGAGGGGGGATGAGCTGCCCCTTGTGTCCTCTCccccgcctcgcctctcctcctccgcctcttcctcgcTCTCCTCCACGCACCTCTCCGCCCTCGAggactcctccacctccacctcggtCTCCAGGAAGGACCCGCCGAGGACTGTCTCCCTCACGGCGCTGTCCTTCGTCCCCCCTACCACCCCGGGTCCTGGCGAGGTGACTCCTGGCAGCCATGGCGATACAGTGGCCTCAGGGACTCCCCCGGCGTCCACCACCAGAGTCAGCATCCCTAGTGAACCCCCGACGCCTCGTAGAAGTGAGTCGGGAACCCCCAGGCCCGCTTCCGCCACCATGGTTCAGGTTCCGTCAAGTCCCACCAGACAGGTCCCCGTCAGGCCGGTCTCCGCGGCAGCCATCACCGCCAACCACCACTCAGTGTCCGCCCCGCAGTCAGCCGTGTCTAGTCCTCGGAAGGCGTCAGCGGGACAGCAAAGAACCACTGTCAGCACGGACAAGATTCCCGTCAGCCTTGTCAGAGTGCCCTCCTCCAGCCCTCAGAGAACACGACTCAGCACGCAGGAGCCAGTCAGCTACCAGTCAGCGCCAGCCAGCCCCGCCAAGATCTCCGTGACCTCAGGCAAGGGCAACCACCTCCCCCAGGAAGCACCAG GTGACGGCGGCGACaaaggcgtggtggtggtggtcaacgGCGGCGTCACTGCCAATGGTCAGAGCAGGTCGCCAGGCCACCACAGGATCAGCACCACAATACCTGTGGGcgagtgcagcagcagcaccagcagcagttgTGGCGACCCTGTGGCGGGAACGCCCCAGCAGGCGGCCCAAGTCAAGGCCAGCCCTGCCAAGAAGGCCGCGCCCCGTAGCCCTGGCGTGACGGGTGAGGGCAAGCGGGCCACCCACGAGAAGAACAAATCCGTCACCATCGTGGTGAACGACCAGCAG GTCGCTTACACCTCGAGCAACGGCGTGGCTAACGGCGGCGTGCATCCCGACGGGACGGGGCAGGGAGACCCGGCGCGGCCCTCCTCGGCGGCGTCCATGCAGCCCGGCAGCAAGGCGGATCCGGACATGCAG TACCTGAGCGGCGAGGCTGGTGACGCTGTGGTGGGCGAGGACAGCGGCGAGGCGTGGAGTGGCGGGGTGACGAGCCTCTGCGGGGTGGCTCTCCTGCTGGGCGCCGCCGTCTGGTTACGCCTCCCCGGCCTTCTCTATGAGTTTGGCgcag GAAGCTTTCTGGCGGCGTGGTgtggggcggtggtggtggtggcggcgcctTTAGCTCTCCTGGAGGCAAGCCTGGCGCAGTTCAGCAGCTCGGCAGCCATCGCACTGTGGCGCCTCATCCCCATCGCTAGAG GAGTGGGCTGGTCTActatagtggtgtgtgtgtactgggCGGCGGTGGTGCTGGGTCTTGTAGCGCCCCtactccactacctcctccttgccCTCAACCCAGCACTCCTAGTG GGCACAGTTCATGAGTGCTGCAGTGCCTCACCAAACAACACCAGCACTGGGGACTGGGTGCTGCACTACCACAG GTTATGTGTGTACCAGCTCCCAGATGAGTGGCAATCTGGCCTACATTTGACCTTCTCATGGCCCCTCCCAGCCTGCATGGCAGCGGCTGCCCTCATTGCCACTATCAT gggtgtgtgtgggggacgaACACTTGCTGGGCTCATGGCTGGTGCCTCAACTCTCGCCCTCACAG GATTGACTCTCCAGGCCAcactggcggtggtggagaCGCTGCGTCGAGATGAGGTCGCTCTGTGGGAGATGGCACGGCccttcctcacccctcacccacaCACGCTCCTCCAGCCCAGG GTGTGGTGTGCAGCAGTGGCTCAAGTGCTGCTATCCCTGGGCCTTGGTGTGGGGCTTCTCATGAGCTTCTCCTCCCGGGCCTCCTTCAGATTCTCCCTCAGAAG GCACTTGTTTGGCCTGGTGGTGCTAGTGGCAGTGGTGACGGCAGTGGTGTCCATGGTGAGTGTGTTGCAGCTCACCATACTGGCCAGGGACCGTGGGGTGACGCTGGACCGTGCTCTCGACCACCACAG GGAGAAGGTGAATGAGACAGGAGTTGTGGGTGTGGAGCTTGGCAGCACTGGCCAGGGTGTGGCGGGTGTTGGTATGGGTGTAAGTGCTGCTgtcgtcaccaccacacacctcatCAGCCTGGTGAACTTCTCCTTCCCCTGGCTCAAGCAGCTGGTTGCCACCCTTATTTATATTG GTCTGTGGTGCAGTGGAGTGACTACTGTGGCGGCCTGTGTGCACACCCTCATCACCTCACTGCGGGATGCCTGGGACTGCTTGCCTCGCCTAGTGGCAGCCCTGCTGGTGGCTCCCATACTGGTGGGATCAGCTGTTCTCACCACTACAGCA ggtggtgcagcagtgatTGATCTGATGGATAGAGACGTGCTGTTCCTGATGGTTCTTTGTCCACCCTTCACACTCACCTTGGCTGTCACTGCAATATATG GGATCCACAAGTTGAGGAAAGACTTCACCTTCATGCTGGAGTCTGCCGTGAGCTGGCTGTGGGCACCTGTTTGGGGCGTTGTACTTCCCTTGAcccttgtg ggtgtggtggtgtggctgaaTGTGATGGAAGGTAAGGCCATGGTGGTGGCAGATGGTCCAGTGTGGAGGATAGCAGCAGTGTGGGGTCTCAGACTACTGGCAGTGCTGCCCATCCCCATCACTGCCATCTATGTGGTCAAGTCTCAGCTGGCATATGGTGTTGTGGAT AAAGTAGCGTCATCACTGCAGTCATCCCGAGAGTGGGGAGACTGGGGCCCCCAAGACCCCATTGAACACCACAACTGGCGACggtggagggaagatgagacTCGGCCCATCACCACCCTGAAGCGTCGCCTGGCCAGCCGCCCGCTCACCTACACCCACTCCACCCTGAGCAGTGAGtcttcctccaccctcaccaGGCTCAGGAACAAATACCAGAGGAATGGTGCTGCTAGTGTTCTCTGA
- the LOC123509385 gene encoding sodium-dependent serotonin transporter-like isoform X8, translated as MKWRKTQPFDPPVHQREGPGQDSCTMRGDELPLVSSPPPRLSSSASSSLSSTHLSALEDSSTSTSVSRKDPPRTVSLTALSFVPPTTPGPGEVTPGSHGDTVASGTPPASTTRVSIPSEPPTPRRSESGTPRPASATMVQVPSSPTRQVPVRPVSAAAITANHHSVSAPQSAVSSPRKASAGQQRTTVSTDKIPVSLVRVPSSSPQRTRLSTQEPVSYQSAPASPAKISVTSGKGNHLPQEAPGDGGDKGVVVVVNGGVTANGQSRSPGHHRISTTIPVGECSSSTSSSCGDPVAGTPQQAAQVKASPAKKAAPRSPGVTGEGKRATHEKNKSVTIVVNDQQVAYTSSNGVANGGVHPDGTGQGDPARPSSAASMQPGSKADPDMQYLSGEAGDAVVGEDSGEAWSGGVTSLCGVALLLGAAVWLRLPGLLYEFGAGSFLAAWCGAVVVVAAPLALLEASLAQFSSSAAIALWRLIPIARGVGWSTIVVCVYWAAVVLGLVAPLLHYLLLALNPALLVGTVHECCSASPNNTSTGDWVLHYHRLCVYQLPDEWQSGLHLTFSWPLPACMAAAALIATIMGVCGGRTLAGLMAGASTLALTGLTLQATLAVVETLRRDEVALWEMARPFLTPHPHTLLQPRVWCAAVAQVLLSLGLGVGLLMSFSSRASFRFSLRRHLFGLVVLVAVVTAVVSMVSVLQLTILARDRGVTLDRALDHHREKVNETGVVGVELGSTGQGVAGVGMGVSAAVVTTTHLISLVNFSFPWLKQLVATLIYIGLWCSGVTTVAACVHTLITSLRDAWDCLPRLVAALLVAPILVGSAVLTTTAGGAAVIDLMDRDVLFLMVLCPPFTLTLAVTAIYGIHKLRKDFTFMLESAVSWLWAPVWGVVLPLTLVGVVVWLNVMEGKAMVVADGPVWRIAAVWGLRLLAVLPIPITAIYVVKSQLAYGVVDKVASSLQSSREWGDWGPQDPIEHHNWRRWREDETRPITTLKRRLASRPLTYTHSTLSSESSSTLTRLRNKYQRNGAASVL; from the exons CGTGAGGGACCTGGCCAGGACAGCTGCACCATGAGGGGGGATGAGCTGCCCCTTGTGTCCTCTCccccgcctcgcctctcctcctccgcctcttcctcgcTCTCCTCCACGCACCTCTCCGCCCTCGAggactcctccacctccacctcggtCTCCAGGAAGGACCCGCCGAGGACTGTCTCCCTCACGGCGCTGTCCTTCGTCCCCCCTACCACCCCGGGTCCTGGCGAGGTGACTCCTGGCAGCCATGGCGATACAGTGGCCTCAGGGACTCCCCCGGCGTCCACCACCAGAGTCAGCATCCCTAGTGAACCCCCGACGCCTCGTAGAAGTGAGTCGGGAACCCCCAGGCCCGCTTCCGCCACCATGGTTCAGGTTCCGTCAAGTCCCACCAGACAGGTCCCCGTCAGGCCGGTCTCCGCGGCAGCCATCACCGCCAACCACCACTCAGTGTCCGCCCCGCAGTCAGCCGTGTCTAGTCCTCGGAAGGCGTCAGCGGGACAGCAAAGAACCACTGTCAGCACGGACAAGATTCCCGTCAGCCTTGTCAGAGTGCCCTCCTCCAGCCCTCAGAGAACACGACTCAGCACGCAGGAGCCAGTCAGCTACCAGTCAGCGCCAGCCAGCCCCGCCAAGATCTCCGTGACCTCAGGCAAGGGCAACCACCTCCCCCAGGAAGCACCAG GTGACGGCGGCGACaaaggcgtggtggtggtggtcaacgGCGGCGTCACTGCCAATGGTCAGAGCAGGTCGCCAGGCCACCACAGGATCAGCACCACAATACCTGTGGGcgagtgcagcagcagcaccagcagcagttgTGGCGACCCTGTGGCGGGAACGCCCCAGCAGGCGGCCCAAGTCAAGGCCAGCCCTGCCAAGAAGGCCGCGCCCCGTAGCCCTGGCGTGACGGGTGAGGGCAAGCGGGCCACCCACGAGAAGAACAAATCCGTCACCATCGTGGTGAACGACCAGCAG GTCGCTTACACCTCGAGCAACGGCGTGGCTAACGGCGGCGTGCATCCCGACGGGACGGGGCAGGGAGACCCGGCGCGGCCCTCCTCGGCGGCGTCCATGCAGCCCGGCAGCAAGGCGGATCCGGACATGCAG TACCTGAGCGGCGAGGCTGGTGACGCTGTGGTGGGCGAGGACAGCGGCGAGGCGTGGAGTGGCGGGGTGACGAGCCTCTGCGGGGTGGCTCTCCTGCTGGGCGCCGCCGTCTGGTTACGCCTCCCCGGCCTTCTCTATGAGTTTGGCgcag GAAGCTTTCTGGCGGCGTGGTgtggggcggtggtggtggtggcggcgcctTTAGCTCTCCTGGAGGCAAGCCTGGCGCAGTTCAGCAGCTCGGCAGCCATCGCACTGTGGCGCCTCATCCCCATCGCTAGAG GAGTGGGCTGGTCTActatagtggtgtgtgtgtactgggCGGCGGTGGTGCTGGGTCTTGTAGCGCCCCtactccactacctcctccttgccCTCAACCCAGCACTCCTAGTG GGCACAGTTCATGAGTGCTGCAGTGCCTCACCAAACAACACCAGCACTGGGGACTGGGTGCTGCACTACCACAG GTTATGTGTGTACCAGCTCCCAGATGAGTGGCAATCTGGCCTACATTTGACCTTCTCATGGCCCCTCCCAGCCTGCATGGCAGCGGCTGCCCTCATTGCCACTATCAT gggtgtgtgtgggggacgaACACTTGCTGGGCTCATGGCTGGTGCCTCAACTCTCGCCCTCACAG GATTGACTCTCCAGGCCAcactggcggtggtggagaCGCTGCGTCGAGATGAGGTCGCTCTGTGGGAGATGGCACGGCccttcctcacccctcacccacaCACGCTCCTCCAGCCCAGG GTGTGGTGTGCAGCAGTGGCTCAAGTGCTGCTATCCCTGGGCCTTGGTGTGGGGCTTCTCATGAGCTTCTCCTCCCGGGCCTCCTTCAGATTCTCCCTCAGAAG GCACTTGTTTGGCCTGGTGGTGCTAGTGGCAGTGGTGACGGCAGTGGTGTCCATGGTGAGTGTGTTGCAGCTCACCATACTGGCCAGGGACCGTGGGGTGACGCTGGACCGTGCTCTCGACCACCACAG GGAGAAGGTGAATGAGACAGGAGTTGTGGGTGTGGAGCTTGGCAGCACTGGCCAGGGTGTGGCGGGTGTTGGTATGGGTGTAAGTGCTGCTgtcgtcaccaccacacacctcatCAGCCTGGTGAACTTCTCCTTCCCCTGGCTCAAGCAGCTGGTTGCCACCCTTATTTATATTG GTCTGTGGTGCAGTGGAGTGACTACTGTGGCGGCCTGTGTGCACACCCTCATCACCTCACTGCGGGATGCCTGGGACTGCTTGCCTCGCCTAGTGGCAGCCCTGCTGGTGGCTCCCATACTGGTGGGATCAGCTGTTCTCACCACTACAGCA ggtggtgcagcagtgatTGATCTGATGGATAGAGACGTGCTGTTCCTGATGGTTCTTTGTCCACCCTTCACACTCACCTTGGCTGTCACTGCAATATATG GGATCCACAAGTTGAGGAAAGACTTCACCTTCATGCTGGAGTCTGCCGTGAGCTGGCTGTGGGCACCTGTTTGGGGCGTTGTACTTCCCTTGAcccttgtg ggtgtggtggtgtggctgaaTGTGATGGAAGGTAAGGCCATGGTGGTGGCAGATGGTCCAGTGTGGAGGATAGCAGCAGTGTGGGGTCTCAGACTACTGGCAGTGCTGCCCATCCCCATCACTGCCATCTATGTGGTCAAGTCTCAGCTGGCATATGGTGTTGTGGAT AAAGTAGCGTCATCACTGCAGTCATCCCGAGAGTGGGGAGACTGGGGCCCCCAAGACCCCATTGAACACCACAACTGGCGACggtggagggaagatgagacTCGGCCCATCACCACCCTGAAGCGTCGCCTGGCCAGCCGCCCGCTCACCTACACCCACTCCACCCTGAGCAGTGAGtcttcctccaccctcaccaGGCTCAGGAACAAATACCAGAGGAATGGTGCTGCTAGTGTTCTCTGA